A region of Halalkaliarchaeum desulfuricum DNA encodes the following proteins:
- a CDS encoding metal-dependent hydrolase: MELTWHGHSTWYVTVGETSLLIDPFFENPKTDLDPADVEQPDYVLLTHGHADHVAHAGEFSDATLVAVPELVSYAEDNYGFEDAVGGMGMNLGGTVECGDAYVTMVRADHTNGIETGYETSAGMPAGFVISDKKPTQEADPESTTFYHAGDTSLMSEMRDVIGQFLEPDAAAVPAGDHFTMGPTQAAIAVDWLDVDYAFPMHYDTSPPIEIDTDDFVREVKATGSDAEVHVLEGDETFTLE, from the coding sequence ATGGAGCTCACCTGGCACGGCCACTCCACGTGGTACGTAACGGTCGGTGAAACGTCGCTGCTGATCGACCCGTTCTTCGAAAACCCGAAGACAGACCTCGATCCGGCAGATGTCGAGCAGCCGGATTACGTCCTGCTCACACACGGCCACGCCGATCACGTCGCTCACGCAGGCGAGTTCTCCGATGCGACGCTCGTTGCCGTCCCCGAACTGGTCTCGTACGCCGAGGACAACTACGGCTTCGAGGACGCCGTCGGTGGCATGGGAATGAACCTCGGCGGCACCGTCGAGTGTGGCGACGCCTACGTCACGATGGTCCGGGCCGACCACACTAACGGTATCGAAACCGGCTACGAGACGAGTGCCGGGATGCCCGCCGGCTTCGTCATCTCGGACAAGAAGCCGACACAGGAAGCCGATCCCGAGTCGACGACGTTCTACCACGCCGGCGATACGAGCCTGATGAGCGAGATGCGCGACGTGATCGGACAGTTCCTCGAACCCGACGCCGCCGCCGTTCCCGCCGGCGACCACTTCACCATGGGACCGACCCAGGCCGCGATCGCGGTCGACTGGCTCGACGTCGACTACGCGTTCCCGATGCACTACGACACGTCCCCGCCGATCGAGATCGATACCGACGACTTCGTCCGCGAGGTGAAAGCAACCGGCAGCGACGCCGAGGTCCACGTCCTCGAGGGCGACGAGACGTTCACCCTCGAGTGA
- a CDS encoding OsmC family protein yields MTDIETSTVCEEGYHCSSHVGEFELSIDATGEEGPTANQALVATYASCYLPALRVAGQQRGHDDLGKLQIDASADLDDDDDLAAIRWDLHVELDLSDEELEEIVDRGKEICHVHSAVRPELRAEITAHGDAF; encoded by the coding sequence ATGACGGATATCGAAACCAGCACGGTGTGTGAGGAAGGGTACCACTGTTCGAGCCACGTCGGAGAGTTCGAACTCTCGATCGACGCCACCGGAGAGGAGGGACCGACCGCAAATCAGGCGCTCGTCGCCACGTATGCGTCCTGTTATCTTCCCGCACTACGGGTCGCCGGACAACAGCGCGGTCACGACGATCTCGGCAAGCTCCAGATCGACGCCTCAGCCGATCTCGACGACGACGACGACCTCGCGGCGATCCGGTGGGATCTCCACGTCGAACTCGACTTGAGCGACGAAGAGCTCGAGGAGATCGTCGACCGGGGCAAGGAGATCTGCCACGTCCACTCGGCGGTTCGGCCCGAACTGCGCGCGGAGATTACCGCCCACGGCGACGCTTTTTAA
- a CDS encoding HAD-IIA family hydrolase, which yields MEYRGAVLDVDGTVVRGDEPIPGAPDGVGRIRSAGVEPLFVSNNPSKAPQAYVRRLSRAGYDVDVEHVVTAGTVSTNYLENHHPDESIYLVGAPGLARQFRDVGLSLVSDPDAADVVVVSLDKEFDYEELCAVQWALEDDDVPFYGTDPDVVIPAEKRNIPGSGALINVVVDVTGRQPDVVFGKPNEPTRRAIFERFDYDPAACFVVGDRLDTDIALGNEAGMTTVLVRSGITDEETLANAEIQPDYVLDSLAQIDRVLDGDS from the coding sequence ATGGAATACCGAGGTGCCGTCCTCGACGTCGACGGGACGGTCGTCCGGGGTGACGAACCGATTCCCGGCGCCCCTGACGGAGTGGGACGGATCCGTTCTGCCGGCGTCGAACCGCTGTTCGTCTCCAACAACCCGAGCAAAGCCCCCCAGGCATACGTCCGCCGCCTCTCCCGGGCGGGATACGATGTCGACGTCGAGCACGTCGTCACCGCCGGAACCGTGTCGACGAACTATCTCGAGAATCACCATCCCGACGAATCGATCTATCTCGTCGGCGCTCCCGGGCTCGCTCGACAGTTCCGGGACGTCGGGCTCTCGCTGGTTTCCGATCCCGACGCCGCCGACGTCGTGGTCGTTTCCCTGGACAAAGAGTTCGACTACGAGGAACTCTGTGCCGTCCAGTGGGCGCTGGAGGACGACGACGTTCCGTTCTACGGCACCGATCCGGACGTGGTGATCCCGGCGGAAAAGCGGAACATCCCCGGTTCGGGGGCGTTGATAAACGTCGTCGTCGACGTCACCGGACGACAGCCGGACGTGGTGTTCGGCAAGCCGAACGAGCCGACGCGTCGCGCGATATTCGAGCGGTTCGACTACGATCCGGCCGCCTGTTTCGTCGTCGGCGACAGGCTCGATACCGACATCGCGCTCGGCAACGAGGCGGGAATGACGACCGTGCTCGTTCGGTCCGGGATCACAGACGAGGAAACCCTCGCAAACGCCGAAATCCAGCCCGACTACGTGCTGGATTCGCTCGCTCAGATCGATCGCGTGCTGGATGGCGATTCCTGA
- a CDS encoding GTP cyclohydrolase IIa has translation MTNTQITLVQIDNYGPWTVSPEPRREMDLQTLQSRLFADLAQFIGSRDGYVFFTRFDNMVAVTNGMGRADHHTLQESIRNRYPVTVSLGIGVDSRPSEALEDATERLQRAGSAQDSDRREVFSGSFREPTAGDDLQIAHFDVNDATEKYTDRLNEFDSFIQIEHGYAELMRYMRESHGALSFFVGGDNIIAVCPELNSGNYRDAIDHVADAVDVQLKVGVGTGETPHEAGFAAKHALEDCRYEGTAVEFAAGHATAGD, from the coding sequence GTGACGAACACACAGATTACGCTGGTTCAGATCGACAATTACGGGCCCTGGACGGTGTCGCCGGAGCCACGCCGGGAAATGGATCTCCAGACCCTGCAGTCGCGACTGTTTGCCGACCTCGCGCAGTTCATCGGCAGCCGCGACGGCTACGTTTTCTTCACCCGGTTCGACAACATGGTCGCGGTCACCAACGGGATGGGCCGGGCGGATCACCACACCCTACAGGAGTCGATCCGCAACCGCTATCCGGTGACCGTGAGCCTCGGCATCGGCGTCGACTCTCGGCCCTCCGAAGCGCTCGAAGACGCGACCGAGCGACTCCAGCGCGCCGGAAGTGCACAGGACAGCGACCGGAGGGAAGTGTTTTCGGGATCGTTCCGGGAGCCCACCGCAGGCGACGATCTCCAGATAGCCCACTTCGACGTGAACGACGCGACCGAGAAGTACACCGACCGCCTCAACGAGTTCGATTCGTTCATTCAGATCGAACACGGCTACGCGGAGCTGATGCGGTACATGCGAGAGTCGCACGGCGCACTGTCGTTCTTCGTCGGCGGCGACAACATCATCGCTGTCTGTCCGGAGTTGAACTCCGGCAACTATCGGGACGCGATCGACCACGTGGCCGACGCCGTCGACGTGCAGTTGAAAGTCGGCGTCGGAACCGGTGAAACGCCACACGAAGCCGGATTCGCGGCGAAACACGCCCTCGAGGACTGTCGGTACGAGGGAACGGCCGTCGAGTTCGCGGCGGGGCACGCGACAGCCGGGGACTGA
- a CDS encoding zinc-dependent alcohol dehydrogenase has product MMRRRLSFVAPGEVELERTDRPSPDPDQLRVETTASAISSGTELLIYRGEAPERLAVDESLPALSGRFTYPLCYGYAAVGVVDEVGVDVADEWIGERVFAFNPHESHFLASPGEVFPVPDGIDTPSATLLPLVETAVNFVHDGTPRLGERVAAFGQGTVGLLTTELLSKFPLEQLIAIDPVETRRELARRLGADRAIAPAALEAQYDPESEHAGTDLAFELSGNPEALDDAIRTAGYDGRIVVGSWYGTKEATLDLGAEFHRNRITVESSQVSTVDPDLRGRWDADRRLSAAWELLADLDTESLITHREPLSNAEAAYKRLEEKADGVVTTLFEY; this is encoded by the coding sequence CTGATGCGCCGTCGACTCTCTTTCGTGGCCCCGGGAGAGGTCGAACTCGAACGGACGGACCGGCCCTCCCCCGATCCGGATCAGCTCCGGGTCGAAACGACCGCCTCCGCGATCAGTAGCGGAACCGAACTGCTGATCTACCGGGGGGAAGCGCCCGAACGGCTGGCGGTAGACGAGAGCCTGCCCGCGCTTTCCGGACGGTTTACTTATCCGCTGTGTTACGGCTACGCCGCCGTCGGCGTCGTCGACGAGGTCGGTGTAGACGTCGCCGACGAGTGGATCGGAGAGCGCGTGTTCGCGTTCAATCCCCACGAGAGCCACTTTCTCGCCTCGCCCGGGGAGGTGTTCCCGGTACCCGACGGGATCGACACCCCATCCGCCACGCTTTTGCCGCTCGTCGAAACGGCAGTGAACTTCGTCCACGACGGGACGCCGCGGCTGGGAGAACGCGTCGCCGCGTTCGGACAGGGAACCGTCGGGCTGCTCACGACCGAACTCCTCTCGAAGTTCCCGCTGGAGCAGCTGATCGCGATCGACCCCGTGGAAACGCGCCGGGAACTCGCCCGGCGGCTGGGTGCCGACAGGGCGATCGCCCCCGCGGCGCTGGAAGCGCAGTACGATCCGGAGTCGGAGCATGCCGGAACGGACCTGGCGTTCGAGCTCTCGGGCAACCCCGAGGCCCTCGACGACGCGATCCGCACGGCCGGCTACGACGGCCGGATCGTCGTCGGATCGTGGTACGGGACCAAGGAGGCGACGCTGGATCTCGGAGCCGAATTCCACCGGAACCGCATCACCGTCGAAAGCAGTCAGGTGAGCACCGTCGATCCGGACCTGCGCGGCAGGTGGGACGCCGACCGGCGGCTCTCTGCGGCGTGGGAACTGCTCGCCGATCTCGACACGGAGTCGCTCATCACTCACCGGGAGCCGCTGTCGAACGCGGAGGCTGCCTACAAGCGACTCGAAGAAAAGGCGGACGGCGTCGTCACCACGCTGTTCGAATACTGA
- a CDS encoding 6-pyruvoyl trahydropterin synthase family protein, with translation MYSVTVTETFIAQHYLTVPNPGPEGELHSHQFTMEATFEGEQLGEYGYLIDIDDVKAGLDAVRERYADETLNEQPAFEGRNPSVEHFSRIACETLLEHVDPAAADRVRVRMWEDDDAAAGYETAL, from the coding sequence ATGTATTCGGTTACAGTAACGGAGACGTTCATCGCTCAGCACTACCTGACAGTGCCGAACCCTGGTCCCGAGGGGGAGCTTCACTCCCATCAGTTCACGATGGAGGCGACCTTCGAAGGTGAACAGCTCGGGGAGTACGGCTATCTAATCGACATCGACGACGTCAAAGCCGGTCTCGACGCCGTCCGGGAGCGATACGCGGACGAGACACTCAACGAACAGCCCGCGTTCGAGGGCCGCAATCCGAGCGTCGAGCACTTCTCGCGGATCGCCTGTGAGACCCTCCTCGAACACGTCGATCCGGCCGCCGCCGATCGCGTCCGGGTCCGGATGTGGGAGGACGACGACGCCGCAGCCGGCTACGAGACCGCCCTTTGA
- a CDS encoding type IV pilin, translating into MASRSRFEGENDAAAPVVGIVLLVAIVVALATLVSFSVLGLGAIVDSTPSATWSGEVVNTTPANGEVFLEFTHRGGDTVSADTLDAVILSGEGNASLGAVDSETEQLSVGDSVDIGIDGDEGDVLARDTEIALIWEIEDRSAILVEFTLEGAVVIEES; encoded by the coding sequence ATGGCTTCACGTTCGCGGTTCGAGGGGGAAAACGATGCGGCCGCGCCAGTCGTGGGTATCGTTTTGCTCGTCGCGATCGTGGTCGCGCTCGCGACGCTCGTGAGTTTCTCCGTGCTGGGGTTGGGAGCTATCGTCGACAGTACCCCCAGTGCAACCTGGAGTGGGGAGGTCGTCAACACCACGCCCGCGAACGGTGAGGTGTTTCTGGAGTTCACACACAGGGGCGGGGACACCGTGTCGGCCGATACGTTGGACGCAGTGATCCTCTCGGGGGAGGGGAACGCCTCTCTCGGTGCTGTTGATTCCGAGACGGAACAGTTGTCTGTGGGAGACTCCGTAGACATCGGGATCGACGGGGATGAAGGGGACGTGTTGGCAAGGGACACCGAAATCGCCCTCATATGGGAAATCGAGGACCGGTCGGCGATATTGGTCGAGTTTACCCTCGAGGGAGCGGTCGTGATCGAGGAGTCGTGA
- a CDS encoding O-methyltransferase — protein MIEILPEHSAEFVRQLGPEPDELLIEMDEYAADHDAEKFSGEESFPHVGPEVGGWLQWLAGLVEARRVFEFGSGFGYSAYWFARALPHDGEIVLTDLDETELQQAQAFLDRGGVGERARYEPGNALETIERYDGPFDVVLLDHRNDQYPEAFEAVREKVAPGGLLVADNVMTAVIVEFEQLARAFDGGEPPTRANDHTKGIYDYLTAVQEAPEFETGILPVGGGIAVSYRRRTDGRNRHATEQTGRRTNRQTERSD, from the coding sequence ATGATCGAAATCCTCCCGGAACACAGCGCGGAGTTCGTCCGACAGCTGGGGCCCGAGCCCGACGAACTGCTGATCGAGATGGACGAGTACGCCGCGGACCACGACGCCGAGAAATTCTCCGGCGAGGAAAGCTTTCCACACGTCGGCCCCGAAGTCGGCGGCTGGCTCCAGTGGCTCGCAGGGCTCGTCGAGGCACGTCGGGTGTTCGAGTTCGGCTCCGGGTTCGGCTACTCGGCGTACTGGTTTGCACGCGCGCTCCCGCACGACGGGGAGATCGTACTCACCGACCTCGACGAGACGGAGCTGCAGCAAGCCCAAGCGTTTCTGGATCGCGGGGGAGTCGGAGAGCGTGCCCGGTACGAACCCGGGAACGCCCTCGAGACGATCGAACGGTACGACGGACCGTTCGACGTCGTCCTGCTCGATCACCGGAACGACCAGTATCCGGAGGCCTTCGAGGCCGTTCGGGAGAAAGTCGCCCCGGGCGGACTCCTCGTCGCGGACAACGTCATGACGGCGGTCATCGTCGAGTTCGAACAGTTGGCGCGGGCGTTCGACGGAGGGGAGCCACCGACCCGCGCGAACGACCACACGAAAGGGATCTACGACTACCTGACTGCGGTACAGGAGGCGCCGGAGTTCGAAACCGGGATTCTGCCAGTCGGCGGCGGGATCGCCGTTAGCTACAGGCGCCGCACGGACGGCCGGAACCGACACGCGACCGAACAGACGGGGAGACGGACGAACCGACAGACGGAACGGAGCGACTGA
- a CDS encoding CoxG family protein: MNFTRNGSGTPETNEEQQAEHGTATDGDTENEESADGGLSFDGTVQFGTTKEELWGFVSEPENLVQCVPGADDVEQLSQRRYTFDITRGVSRLTLSVSGEAELVEMHEPDWIVADGNAYDATTGSQFDVVAAMELSETDDGTVDMAYTVDIDLTGGVAGVAGLTDGLVRSIVKSDMETYFENIRAEVESPEAA, translated from the coding sequence ATGAATTTCACCAGAAACGGATCCGGGACACCAGAGACAAATGAGGAACAGCAGGCCGAACACGGGACGGCGACCGACGGCGACACAGAGAATGAAGAATCCGCAGACGGAGGACTCTCTTTCGACGGAACAGTTCAATTCGGGACGACGAAAGAGGAACTGTGGGGGTTCGTCTCCGAACCGGAGAACCTCGTTCAGTGTGTCCCCGGCGCGGACGACGTCGAACAACTCTCCCAGCGACGATACACCTTCGATATCACCCGGGGCGTCAGCCGGCTGACGCTGTCTGTGTCGGGCGAGGCCGAACTGGTCGAGATGCACGAGCCCGACTGGATCGTCGCCGACGGCAACGCCTACGATGCGACGACCGGGAGCCAGTTCGACGTGGTCGCAGCCATGGAGTTGAGCGAAACGGACGACGGGACCGTCGACATGGCGTACACGGTCGACATCGACCTCACCGGCGGTGTGGCCGGCGTCGCCGGGCTCACCGACGGGCTGGTCAGATCGATCGTCAAATCCGACATGGAGACGTACTTCGAAAACATCAGGGCCGAGGTCGAATCCCCCGAAGCAGCGTGA
- a CDS encoding GH32 C-terminal domain-containing protein — MDTSDVAVGFLAVGELDTEERAALTWCRTEFDTKRIQLDAVSDGDALAGRDVIWWHANEPIATPRDVADCASVFQSFLDDGGGLLLSSRAVAQVSALGIDPVPPDATGTEPIDEPTGVLWKSVYSDHPILGELAGLRHHTQPAGKPAPYARYEDVLPERADVLAGTFRGDTDVPAELATLQWRVGDGTVVGMGQGMAFAGADAKDTEANRERIAKNALRFLAEDAGFALTSGRPVDAEGLDRHRRELADDFQRPRYHLSPPANWLNDPNGCLRWNDRYHVFYQYNPAGPHHDTIHWGHAVSEDLLHWEDKPVALSPTPSGPDRDGCWSGCAVDDDGTARIVYTGGRDRWQLPCLATAADDELSEWIPVDDNPVIEQPPAELDLLSTEHWHAEFRDHAIWETGGRWYQLVGGGLEDVGGTVILYESPDLRNWEYVGPVLVGDWETPGTVWECPELLDFGDSQLLHVSNYEEVLYFLGEFDADAGTFHERRRDTLDPGDFYAPQSLQDGDRTVTFGWIPEARGISRQWDAGWAGTLSIPRELSVEGGRLHQRPIREFTELRKRRLCEGRVGLDDETRRLDAAGRSIEIQATLEIDDASEIGFLVCATPDGAEQTKIRYDGESVTIDREDASLDPGANATPQSVGVEDLESPLDVRIFVDGSVVELFAGGRRALTGRIYPTRHDSTGVAAYASDGSGSVDATVWDMGGAWPAVTEPSARSKPKKSGITSPDGG, encoded by the coding sequence ATGGACACGTCCGATGTGGCCGTCGGTTTCCTCGCTGTCGGCGAACTCGACACGGAGGAACGGGCGGCTCTCACGTGGTGTCGAACCGAATTCGACACGAAACGGATCCAGTTAGACGCCGTTTCCGACGGCGATGCGCTCGCGGGACGCGACGTGATCTGGTGGCACGCCAACGAACCGATCGCGACTCCCCGAGATGTCGCGGACTGTGCCTCGGTATTCCAGTCGTTTCTCGATGACGGCGGCGGCCTCCTGTTGTCCTCGCGTGCGGTTGCTCAGGTTTCCGCGCTCGGAATCGATCCCGTTCCGCCGGACGCGACCGGCACCGAACCGATCGACGAACCGACGGGCGTTCTCTGGAAGTCGGTGTACTCGGACCATCCGATCCTCGGTGAACTGGCCGGGCTTCGCCACCACACCCAGCCCGCCGGCAAACCCGCACCGTATGCCCGATACGAGGACGTTCTTCCCGAACGGGCGGACGTGCTGGCCGGGACATTCCGGGGCGACACGGACGTGCCGGCGGAGCTTGCGACCCTGCAGTGGCGCGTCGGCGACGGAACTGTCGTCGGAATGGGGCAAGGGATGGCGTTTGCAGGCGCGGACGCGAAAGACACGGAAGCCAACCGCGAGCGAATCGCGAAGAACGCGCTCCGGTTCCTCGCCGAAGACGCAGGGTTCGCTCTCACCAGCGGACGGCCAGTCGACGCCGAGGGGCTCGACCGTCATCGCCGGGAACTGGCCGACGATTTTCAGCGGCCCCGGTACCACCTCTCCCCGCCGGCAAACTGGCTCAACGACCCCAACGGCTGTCTCCGGTGGAACGACCGCTACCACGTGTTTTATCAGTACAACCCCGCTGGCCCACACCACGACACGATCCACTGGGGCCACGCGGTGAGCGAGGACCTCCTCCACTGGGAGGACAAACCTGTCGCGCTATCCCCGACGCCGTCGGGGCCCGACCGGGACGGCTGCTGGTCCGGGTGTGCTGTCGATGACGATGGAACCGCCCGGATCGTCTACACCGGCGGCCGCGACCGGTGGCAGCTCCCGTGTCTGGCCACCGCAGCCGACGACGAACTCTCCGAGTGGATTCCTGTCGACGACAACCCGGTGATCGAACAGCCACCAGCCGAACTGGATCTGCTCTCGACGGAACACTGGCACGCCGAGTTCCGCGATCACGCGATCTGGGAGACCGGCGGGCGCTGGTATCAGCTCGTCGGCGGCGGACTGGAAGACGTCGGCGGGACCGTGATATTGTATGAATCTCCGGACCTGCGGAACTGGGAGTACGTCGGCCCGGTGCTGGTGGGAGACTGGGAGACGCCTGGGACGGTGTGGGAATGCCCGGAACTGCTCGACTTCGGAGACAGTCAGCTCCTTCACGTCTCCAACTACGAGGAGGTGCTGTACTTCCTCGGGGAGTTCGACGCCGACGCCGGAACGTTCCACGAACGGCGTCGCGACACACTCGATCCCGGAGATTTCTACGCGCCACAATCGCTACAGGACGGCGATCGGACAGTCACGTTCGGCTGGATCCCCGAAGCCAGAGGAATCAGCCGCCAGTGGGACGCCGGCTGGGCGGGAACGCTCTCGATCCCGCGAGAACTATCTGTAGAGGGAGGTCGACTACACCAGCGCCCGATTCGGGAGTTCACGGAACTTCGAAAGCGCCGACTGTGCGAGGGGCGCGTCGGCCTCGACGACGAAACGCGCCGATTGGACGCGGCGGGACGCTCGATCGAGATCCAGGCGACCCTCGAGATCGACGACGCCTCGGAGATCGGGTTCCTGGTGTGTGCGACTCCAGACGGAGCCGAGCAGACGAAGATTCGATACGACGGCGAGTCGGTGACGATCGACCGGGAAGACGCGAGCCTCGATCCGGGGGCGAACGCGACGCCGCAGTCGGTCGGCGTCGAGGATCTCGAGTCGCCGCTGGACGTTCGGATTTTCGTCGACGGGTCAGTCGTCGAACTGTTCGCCGGCGGACGGCGGGCACTCACGGGTCGGATCTATCCGACGCGCCACGACAGCACCGGCGTCGCCGCCTACGCGTCCGACGGAAGCGGCAGTGTCGATGCGACGGTGTGGGATATGGGCGGCGCGTGGCCGGCCGTCACGGAGCCCTCCGCCAGGTCGAAACCGAAGAAATCCGGGATAACGTCCCCCGACGGCGGGTGA
- a CDS encoding glycoside hydrolase family 68 protein — MTNQFSHGGGRPSAWTRSQAAGLERTDRTVAPIIYPAPSDPFDGWHIWDTWPVRTRDGTIAEIDGYRVIVSLTTEDTLLPGKRHDLAELHYFYSPDGRRWGHGGPLFDGGAFGSRQWAGSALYDDGDLYVFYTASGSRGESELTYTQRIAGAEGGRVSVSPDGEGITIDGDWRHEVLLEPDGRFYEREGQSRGMIYTFRDPWFFEDPETGETTLLFEANTPVPEGSDRCDGDPVQQEFNGSVGMAITESGDLMDWELREPLVDAVCVNQELERPHVAHKNGSYYLFVSSHRHTFAPGIEGFDGLYGFVADDLYGPYRPLNGHGLVATNPANAPFQAYSWIGYFHRDELLVTSFFNYYDYVGESLDGIAQLPESEQLRRFGGTLAPTLRIRLDGDRTRILGTLDHGHLPLPSEPLPELRSFEGRTAGYTNTY; from the coding sequence ATGACCAACCAGTTCTCACATGGCGGGGGACGTCCGTCGGCGTGGACCCGGTCACAGGCGGCCGGCCTCGAACGTACAGACCGGACGGTCGCGCCGATCATCTATCCCGCGCCGTCGGATCCGTTCGACGGCTGGCACATCTGGGACACCTGGCCGGTTCGAACCCGGGACGGGACGATCGCCGAAATCGACGGCTATCGCGTCATCGTCTCGTTGACGACCGAGGACACGCTGTTGCCCGGGAAGCGACACGACCTCGCGGAACTGCACTACTTTTACTCCCCCGATGGACGACGCTGGGGGCACGGCGGTCCGTTGTTCGACGGCGGCGCGTTCGGCTCCCGACAGTGGGCCGGTTCGGCGCTGTACGACGACGGCGATCTCTACGTGTTCTATACGGCGTCCGGTTCCCGCGGGGAGTCAGAGCTCACCTACACCCAGCGGATCGCGGGTGCGGAAGGCGGTCGCGTGTCCGTCTCCCCCGACGGAGAGGGTATCACGATCGACGGGGACTGGCGCCACGAGGTGTTGCTCGAACCGGACGGGAGGTTTTACGAACGGGAGGGCCAGTCCCGGGGGATGATCTACACGTTCAGGGATCCGTGGTTCTTCGAGGATCCCGAAACCGGGGAGACGACACTGTTGTTCGAAGCCAACACGCCCGTACCGGAGGGAAGTGATCGCTGTGACGGGGATCCAGTCCAGCAGGAGTTCAACGGGAGCGTGGGGATGGCGATTACGGAGTCTGGCGACCTTATGGACTGGGAGCTTCGTGAGCCGCTCGTGGACGCCGTCTGCGTGAACCAGGAACTCGAACGGCCCCACGTGGCGCACAAAAACGGGAGCTACTACCTGTTCGTCTCCAGCCACAGACACACGTTTGCCCCCGGAATCGAGGGGTTCGACGGGCTGTACGGCTTCGTGGCCGACGACCTGTATGGCCCCTACAGGCCACTCAACGGCCACGGGCTGGTTGCCACGAACCCCGCGAACGCGCCGTTTCAGGCGTACTCCTGGATCGGGTATTTCCACCGCGATGAGCTGCTCGTCACCAGCTTCTTCAACTACTACGACTACGTCGGCGAGTCGCTCGACGGGATCGCACAACTCCCCGAGTCCGAACAGCTGCGTCGGTTCGGGGGGACGCTCGCGCCGACGCTCCGGATCCGACTCGACGGCGACAGAACCCGTATCCTCGGCACACTGGATCACGGCCACCTGCCGCTCCCGTCGGAACCGCTCCCGGAGCTGCGATCGTTCGAGGGACGAACCGCCGGGTACACGAACACCTATTAG
- a CDS encoding DUF7260 family protein: MSTGGGQQWQLDRTALETGCTGWECGLVEALGEPAVALVAIAVGLAVFVSLTLLREAADAVVEERKHVVRERNAFEAFAERVERLQPEMSSDGGKGGTLSGAAAVRVVSDGATGNGEGIDAVEATYERTVMSMQHYEEEYGETLAENMAAELGSDVATAVAAGDQLTPGLQSALVSEARRAAKRRETLLAQLEDEAERIDEAYRAIEPVEHRLESVEADLDASGGFHEGVSAWNRLRSIETDLEGELERQQTRLDPSEHPAEEPHVFCRYLYGDDAGNGEYPVLGTLGRLLQRVERSKRLAVRTITEKSASG, from the coding sequence ATGAGCACCGGCGGGGGACAACAGTGGCAGCTCGACAGAACTGCCCTGGAGACGGGATGTACGGGCTGGGAATGCGGTCTCGTCGAGGCGCTCGGCGAGCCCGCGGTCGCGCTCGTCGCGATCGCCGTGGGCCTGGCGGTCTTCGTCTCACTCACCCTCCTCCGGGAGGCGGCCGACGCGGTCGTCGAAGAACGGAAACACGTCGTCCGCGAACGGAACGCGTTCGAAGCGTTCGCCGAACGTGTCGAACGGCTCCAGCCCGAGATGAGTTCCGACGGCGGAAAGGGCGGAACGCTGTCCGGGGCAGCCGCAGTACGAGTGGTCTCCGACGGAGCGACCGGAAACGGCGAGGGGATCGACGCGGTCGAAGCCACCTACGAACGAACCGTGATGTCCATGCAGCATTACGAGGAGGAGTACGGCGAGACGCTCGCCGAGAACATGGCTGCGGAGCTTGGAAGCGACGTGGCCACGGCAGTCGCTGCCGGCGATCAGCTCACGCCCGGGCTGCAAAGTGCGCTGGTTTCCGAGGCCCGCCGTGCCGCAAAGCGCCGTGAGACACTGCTTGCCCAGCTCGAAGACGAGGCAGAACGGATCGACGAGGCGTACCGCGCGATCGAGCCGGTCGAACACCGCCTCGAATCCGTCGAAGCGGATCTGGACGCGTCCGGCGGCTTCCACGAGGGGGTAAGCGCCTGGAACCGGCTCCGCTCGATAGAAACGGATCTCGAGGGCGAACTGGAACGCCAACAGACACGGCTCGACCCGTCGGAGCATCCGGCCGAGGAGCCGCACGTGTTCTGCAGATACCTCTACGGAGACGATGCCGGGAACGGCGAGTACCCGGTGTTGGGAACGCTCGGTCGCCTCCTCCAGCGTGTCGAACGGAGCAAACGACTCGCCGTCCGGACGATCACGGAAAAATCCGCCTCGGGGTGA